A window of Candidatus Anstonellales archaeon contains these coding sequences:
- a CDS encoding carbohydrate kinase family protein: protein MRLDVVCVGHILYDVRCYVEELPKPDKTSIIRAPIEASGGGSAANVAVNCAMLGLKTGVVGNIGDDYNGKFLLSNFRRFGINTSEIRKFAGSTGMAIVLIDKSAEVEVIESIGVCERRRGIDEDYLKNTNFVHMTGTDLRLLKRTSDIARIQKKVVLFDPGRSRAKEGEYKLSKILKNTNYLFANKNEILLIGGGSDPKVTAREIADKYGLACILKSGADEVFFTSSRSEFSIKPPRVKPVDTIGAGDAFSAGFICGLKEGKTMRDCVKLGIWAAVQKIIYKGAQSAINRQWIKRYGKV, encoded by the coding sequence ATGAGATTAGATGTAGTATGTGTTGGTCACATTCTTTATGATGTGAGGTGCTACGTTGAAGAGCTTCCAAAACCGGACAAGACATCAATAATAAGAGCACCTATTGAAGCATCGGGAGGAGGTAGTGCGGCAAATGTAGCAGTAAATTGCGCAATGCTTGGTTTAAAGACAGGGGTAGTAGGTAACATAGGAGATGACTATAACGGAAAATTTCTTCTCTCAAATTTTCGGAGGTTTGGCATTAACACTTCAGAAATAAGGAAGTTTGCAGGTTCTACTGGAATGGCTATTGTGCTCATTGACAAATCTGCTGAAGTTGAAGTGATTGAGAGTATAGGAGTATGTGAAAGAAGGAGAGGAATAGATGAGGACTACCTGAAAAATACAAACTTTGTCCATATGACTGGAACAGACTTACGCCTTTTAAAGCGAACAAGCGATATTGCAAGAATACAAAAAAAAGTTGTGTTATTTGATCCTGGAAGAAGCCGTGCAAAGGAGGGCGAGTATAAACTCTCAAAGATACTAAAAAATACAAATTATCTGTTTGCAAACAAGAATGAGATATTGCTTATAGGAGGAGGGAGCGACCCAAAAGTTACTGCAAGAGAAATAGCAGACAAGTATGGTCTTGCATGTATATTAAAATCCGGCGCAGATGAAGTCTTTTTTACTTCCAGTCGCTCTGAATTCTCAATCAAGCCTCCAAGAGTAAAGCCTGTTGATACGATTGGTGCTGGAGATGCATTTTCTGCAGGGTTTATATGTGGACTAAAAGAAGGAAAGACTATGCGGGATTGTGTAAAATTGGGAATATGGGCAGCCGTCCAAAAAATAATTTATAAGGGAGCGCAATCGGCGATAAATCGCCAATGGATAAAAAGGTATGGGAAGGTATAA